The following coding sequences lie in one Eubacterium ventriosum genomic window:
- a CDS encoding LytR/AlgR family response regulator transcription factor: MYNMAICDDDKGFIEFVKEIIRELNLLNEVNIFEYLSGEEFLFDMDNRYDLDLVILDIQMKEMDGNKVSIELRKRYKNTTLVFCSGIYKPSPENIKVAPFRFLLKEYSKSKMLMEFKEIFEHIKANNDEPALVCYDGKHYLQVQPHEIVYVCIARRGTKIHTYSEKDTEEKIYSCKYSIDKIYEVLKDYHFAYAHNSYIVNLKHIKKQNKDEIQMVTDEILSVSRSRSKELKEKMTLYFERKYR; this comes from the coding sequence ATGTATAATATGGCCATATGTGATGATGACAAAGGATTTATAGAATTTGTAAAAGAAATTATCAGAGAATTAAATTTATTGAATGAAGTAAACATATTTGAATATTTATCAGGTGAAGAATTTCTTTTTGATATGGATAATAGGTATGATTTAGATTTAGTCATCTTAGACATTCAAATGAAAGAAATGGATGGGAATAAAGTTTCTATAGAATTGAGGAAAAGGTATAAAAATACTACGCTAGTATTTTGTTCGGGAATATATAAACCATCTCCAGAGAATATCAAGGTAGCGCCATTTAGGTTTTTATTAAAGGAATATTCAAAAAGTAAAATGCTTATGGAGTTTAAAGAAATATTTGAGCACATCAAGGCGAATAATGATGAACCTGCATTAGTATGTTATGATGGCAAACACTATTTGCAAGTACAACCGCATGAAATTGTATACGTTTGTATTGCTAGAAGAGGAACAAAAATACATACATATAGTGAAAAGGATACTGAAGAAAAAATATATTCCTGTAAATATAGCATAGACAAAATTTATGAAGTTCTTAAAGACTATCATTTTGCATATGCACATAATAGCTATATTGTTAATCTAAAACATATAAAAAAACAAAACAAAGACGAAATACAGATGGTTACAGATGAAATACTTTCTGTATCAAGATCAAGAAGCAAAGAATTAAAAGAAAAGATGACATTATATTTTGAAAGAAAATATAGATAG